From one Thalassospira lucentensis genomic stretch:
- a CDS encoding acyl-[acyl-carrier-protein] thioesterase, translated as MIIDWDEIARPALPANCGWRGTYRVRYSEIGDNGLAMLSALADYMQDAAGWGARILKLAYDDTVDQGIAWVLARMVIHVRRYPGNGEDIIVETWPSGVARRVATRDFRLIDGKGDVIAVAQSFWVMFDLIERRAASWPDWIEERLPDPPGPKLIAPPFRPPFTSDPLPEIDSIKARPSDLDLYGHVNNVRLMQWVLGATGADAKPDFHPESIDIQFRTECRVQERVTVRQKDGFAAITRDSDGTDLVRASVTQAS; from the coding sequence ATGATCATCGATTGGGACGAAATCGCCAGACCGGCCCTGCCCGCCAATTGCGGATGGCGCGGCACCTATCGCGTGCGATATTCGGAAATTGGGGATAACGGCCTTGCGATGCTGTCGGCTCTTGCCGATTACATGCAGGATGCGGCTGGCTGGGGCGCCCGTATCCTGAAACTGGCCTATGACGATACGGTGGATCAGGGCATAGCATGGGTGCTGGCACGCATGGTCATTCATGTGCGGCGCTATCCCGGCAATGGCGAGGATATCATTGTCGAAACATGGCCATCCGGCGTTGCAAGACGTGTTGCCACCCGCGATTTCCGTCTGATCGATGGCAAGGGTGATGTGATTGCAGTCGCGCAAAGCTTCTGGGTGATGTTTGACCTGATTGAACGGCGCGCGGCAAGCTGGCCCGACTGGATCGAGGAAAGGCTGCCAGACCCGCCCGGCCCCAAGCTGATCGCACCGCCGTTTCGACCGCCCTTTACCAGCGACCCGTTACCCGAAATCGACAGCATAAAGGCCCGGCCATCCGACCTTGACCTGTATGGGCATGTCAACAATGTCCGCCTGATGCAGTGGGTCCTCGGCGCAACCGGTGCGGATGCAAAACCGGACTTCCATCCCGAAAGCATCGATATCCAGTTCCGCACCGAATGCCGGGTACAGGAACGGGTCACGGTGCGCCAGAAGGACGGATTTGCCGCGATTACACGT